The Leishmania braziliensis MHOM/BR/75/M2904 complete genome, chromosome 4 genome includes a window with the following:
- a CDS encoding surface antigen-like protein, whose translation MRCREALAAAVVVACMVIAPATAYTTEQCRELSRCDVGGTFVYSFSEKCVCCPEPPTGSILPVQCAPSTPLCPGVSHCKACDTTVGRCDVCVSGYVLEPITSSCTQCLASMCDICQSDSEGKRCQLCSEGYYWTNGGECYPVSSSMPAENTQCRVAFCSTCATAAADTCIKCADGYTTDSKGFCVNQCTIQNCDMCYTDNAADCQLCSAESTWSTTGCLSGTSGCRIGHCTTCLAGDHSTCVACESGYTLSAGYCFSSKSCADANCASCPSDPGTCTQCKPNYFLTPLFTCSEVPCSIENCMQCDPQNPSRCQKCVAPYEVDSYDGLCRLSDTCAVPNCKKCAAGTSRLCAECDAGYSLAADATSCRNANPQACEVEHCNTCVSGDSTRCTSCDAGYYVSNGKCLAVRSCYVSNCAQCMMLDNTKCSTCMNGYLITSSYRCVSQNVINGAAAPHSLWMAAAVLLAS comes from the coding sequence ATGCGCTGCCGAGAGGCTCTggctgcggcagtggtggtggcctgCATGGTAATCGCACCGGCTACAGCCTACACGACCGAGCAGTGCCGTGAACTGTCACGGTGCGATGTTGGCGGCACCTTCGTGTACTCCTTCTCGGAGAAGTGCGTCTGTTGCCCGGAGCCACCGACCGGCAGCATCCTTCCGGTGCAGTGCGCTCCGTCGACCCCGCTTTGCCCCGGTGTGTCTCACTGCAAAGCATGCGACACCACCGTCGGGAGGTGTGACGTCTGCGTGAGTGGCTACGTGCTCGAGCCCatcaccagcagctgcacgcagTGCTTAGCATCCATGTGCGACATCTGTCAGTCGGACTCCGAAGGTAAGCGTTGCCAGCTGTGCTCAGAAGGCTACTATTGGACCAACGGTGGGGAGTGCTACCCTGTGTCTAGCAGCATGCCCGCAGAGAACACGCAATGCCGCGTCGCcttctgcagcacctgcgccaccgccgccgctgacacCTGCATCAAGTGCGCCGACGGCTACACAACAGACAGCAAAGGATTCTGCGTCAATCAGTGCACCATCCAGAACTGCGATATGTGCTACACAGATAATGCCGCCGACTGTCAGCTATGCTCTGCTGAAAGCACCTGGAGTACAACAGGCTGCTTATCTGGTACAAGTGGTTGCCGCATCGGACATTGCACTACCTGTCTAGCCGGCGACCACAGCACGTGCGTCGCATGCGAATCGGGGTACACCCTCAGCGCTGGCTACTGCTTCTCTTCGAAGTCCTGCGCCGACGCCAACTGTGCCAGCTGCCCCAGCGACCCCGGCACGTGCACTCAGTGCAAGCCAAACTACTTCCTCACCCCGCTCTTCACCTGCTCGGAGGTGCCCTGCAGCATCGAGAACTGCATGCAGTGCGACCCACAGAATCCGTCGCGCTGCCAGAAGTGCGTGGCCCCCTACGAGGTCGACAGCTACGACGGTCTCTGCAGGCTCTCCGACACCTGCGCCGTGCCCAACTGCAAGAAGTGCGCGGCCGGCACCTCCAGGCTGTGCGCCGAGTGCGACGCCGGCTACAGTCTCGCCGCCGACGCGACGAGCTGCAGGAACGCAAACCCGCAGGCGTGCGAGGTGGAGCACTGTAACACGTGCGTgagcggcgacagcacccgctgcacctcctgtGACGCCGGCTACTACGTGTCCAATGGCAAGTGCCTTGCCGTGAGGTCGTGCTACGTATCCAACTGCGCGCAGTGCATGATGCTTGACAACACCAAGTGCTCCACGTGCATGAACGGGTATCTGATCACGTCGTCTTACCGATGCGTCTCGCAGAATGTCATCAACGGCGCGGCCGCGCCCCATTCTCTCTGGAtggccgccgccgtgctgctcgCCTCC
- a CDS encoding RNA pseudouridylate synthase-like protein codes for MVALHRVGGGDSVATLADIGYEEGADSHTTQNHLGFSPPTAPTANTPLKAGGAVSLTERRMLEHYAVLLHDIRVAATQVATSDYHRFYAAAVEELLTASASRGGRGAVSVPRSVVWQDAAAPKDSGNGGEDATAQAERRLAAWASSWYTELKQWHARHSTHAPGTSNVFDAQQSLLNGELGQDVLDGREDVVGTREEDKSMAALLLQGQWQVAIDSLLAGDATQPPFASAAPTEPHSTFSTVPQQLSVAELFSTASVLHRHRVPWRPSPQRGSANSSSSTLPPLPRRLALAPVTPTELRLLQYPPSPGLRVLSHLTASEEQCGECQAKSAGNRVKVAPSQLLEAAAAAEVAAGRATGTPPTCVVRLRRRLWVLQHLPRHLPASLIRFQEPRRPSKRAGGGSCCKGPNRTMPRAYLLRSHALEKLPWYTLCVLGEVLEVGGKDNLTVATVLRNARTHTCAALFLNVPADYAALHDYVHTLFLTLGSSMVARAVATQQRQQGRRDSEKAVSVFEGAFAQTAIALLQPPPPEAYAAAGLSARPISASGNATSLLARSSSVQAPSPSTDITDVHVVSPQVFCHLCAAVQDWRNYHLSLYCETLSQIADSDGVALRELARVLEVQPHSEEELQEKAAVVLAPESAAAVVTALLLQRLDQVSRPSASSLSTTDGAPLPSLSDAPRTIAPHPSVGCHPQATSPSPPPLPQVLYFIAPHDKAHAVANYFKGIFHRSFFKRVVTAAAAAKEEAVVGAAATPGLKKDPRQPRDYAAPISATPTTTATSPRTAEEGNDSASAPPALVLPPAEWDRNAAARLVGRTLRRLDRYPTRTTEAFFARYVRGDDVDPKREGEEAASVAVAAATQSASTTVAPPLAMNLFVVSLQAAVDYWHDRHCRPVLDVPPTASCSPQQKGEQATFTAQSAATVPAVDSPTSALVGTAAAATPASVEASLSEDDKDGLPDAIVLLASPPILPHGLHAVYKPAGVNCTLHAHYPSLVYPFLTCELPWRAGGVVTADGNDEHRDARASSSSLPPSSPPSCVPVLRQQGLVNRIDVGTSGVVLVARNAAALHGATDTMIREHHIRKTYRALVQRWPPFSSSSSASTVPYSNDSAEVAPLFSVSPFLSPMASTVVCAPVYAAGATAASIRWRPALSLSHDCQLQLSARHSADTLSVAGAASTLSQSSSIPSSPCSLAHVHQQYATLHAALQDQRNAITCYRVLEYFASTGVAYVQVELRSGRRHQIRQHFAQLGFPLVGDARYHAGVAAGHSGTTFGMQRAALHAYAVNILATTSGDGQASNEEGPNRVVVQAALPADMHHALLALRKAEQDKSRRQRQQQQPQQHRG; via the coding sequence atggtggcgctgcaccgtgtTGGCGGCGGTGATAGTGTCGCCACGCTCGCGGACATCGGGTATGAAGAAGGCGCTGACAGCCATACCACGCAGAATCACCTCGGCTTCAGTCCACCGACGGCACCAACCGCGAACACTCCTCTCAAAGCGGGTGGGGCGGTATCACTAACGGAGCGCCGCATGCTAGAGCACTACGCGGTCCTCCTGCACGACATACGCGTCGCAGCCACGCAGGTCGCCACGTCGGATTACCATCGCTTTtacgctgcggcagtggaAGAACTGCTGACAGCGTCAGCGTCTCGGGGTGGCCGTGGTGCCGTCTCCGTGCCGCGCTCCGTCGTTTGGCaggacgctgctgcaccaaAGGACTCTGGAAATGGCGGAGAGGACGCTACGGCGCAGGCCGAACGTCGCCTCGCTGCGTGGGCATCGTCCTGGTACACGGAGCTTAAGCAGTGGCATgcgcgccacagcacgcATGCGCCTGGTACGAGCAACGTTTTTGACGCCCAGCAGTCTCTTCTCAACGGCGAGCTGGGGCAGGACGTGCTTGATGGTCGCGAGGATGTGGTAGGGACACGGGAGGAAGACAAGtcgatggcggcgctgctgctgcagggccAGTGGCAGGTCGCCATCGACAGTCTTCTTGCAGGTGACGCAACACAACCCCCTTTCGCATCTGCGGCACCGACCGAGCCGCACAGCACCTTCTCTACGGTGCCCCAGCAACTGTCCGTGGCGGAACTCTTCTCTACGgcgtcggtgctgcaccGACACCGCGTGCCGTGGCGACCCTCACCTCAACGAGGCTCGGCGAACtcgtccagcagcacgcttccgccgctgccgaggcgccTTGCCCTTGCCCCCGTGACGCCGACAGAGCTGCGCCTACTTCAATACCCGCCGTCGCCGGGGCTGCGCGTGCTGTCACACCTGACCGCTTCTGAAGAGCAGTGCGGGGAGTGCCAGGCGAAGTCTGCGGGGAACAGGGTGAAGGTAGCACCGTCGCAGTTGTTGGAggcagccgcggctgcgGAGGTGGCAGCCGGCCGTGCCACAGGTACCCCACCGACGTGCGTAGTTCGCCTGCGACGTCGTCTatgggtgctgcagcacctcccgCGTCACCTCCCAGCCTCCCTCATCCGCTTCCAGGAACCGCGACGACCATCGAAGcgtgccggcggcggcagttGTTGCAAGGGGCCGAATAGGACAATGCCGCGCGCGTACCTCCTTCGCAGTCACGCACTGGAGAAGCTGCCGTGGTACACACTCTGTGTGCTCGGTGAGGTGTTGGAGGTGGGTGGGAAGGACAACTTGACAGtcgcgacggtgctgcgcaacgcacgcacacacacatgcgccgCGCTCTTCCTTAACGTGCCTGCCGACTACGCGGCCCTGCACGACTACGTGCacaccctcttcctcacgctcggcagcagcatgGTCGCACGCGCGGTCGCCACTCAACAGAGGCAACAAGGACGCAGAGACAGTGAGAAGGCTGTCAGTGTGTTCGAAGGCGCCTTTGCGCAGACGGCTATCGCGCTGCTTCAGCCACCCCCGCCAGAGGCGTACGCAGCGGCCGGACTATCAGCAAGACCCATCTCTGCCTCAGGTAATGCTACCAGCCTTCTCGCAAGATCGTCGTCGGTGCAGGCACCAAGCCCCAGCACAGACATCACGGACGTTCACGTGGTGTCGCCGCAGGTGTTTTGCCATCTCTGTGCCGCCGTGCAGGACTGGCGCAACtaccacctctctctctactgcGAAACGCTAAGCCAAATCGCGGACAGCGACggtgtggcgctgcgcgagctggcgCGAGTGCTGGAAGTGCAGCCACACAGCGAGGAGGAACTACAAGAGAAAGCGGCTGTGGTGCTGGCGCCAGAGAGCGCGGCCGCAGTCGTCAcggcgctcctgctgcagcgcctcgaccAGGTGTCACGGCCGTCTGCGTCGTCCCTGTCGACGACGGACggtgcccctctcccctccctctccgacgCACCTCGCACCATCGCCCCACACCCCAGCGTTGGATGCCACCCGCAGGCCACATCTCCTTCCCCGCCTCCACTTCCGCAAGTCCTTTATTTCATTGCGCCGCACGATAAGGCGCACGCGGTGGCCAACTACTTCAAGGGCATCTTCCACCGATCCTTCTTCAAGCGCGTAgtgacagcggcagcggcagcgaaggaggaggcagtcgtaggggcggcggcgacgccagGCCTAAAGAAAGacccgcggcagccgcgcgATTACGCCGCGCCCATTTccgccacccccaccacGACCGCGACCAGCCCccgcacagcagaggaaggGAACGACAGCGCATCAGCGCCACCAGCCCTTGTGTTGCCACCGGCTGAGTGGGaccgcaacgccgccgcacgcCTTGTCGGTCgcacgctgcggcgcctcgACCGCTACCCAACGCGCACGACGGAGGCCTTCTTTGCCCGTTACGTGCGTGGCGACGATGTGGACCcaaagagggagggtgagGAAGCGGCCTCCGTCGCAGTCGCAGCCGCAACTCAGTCCGCATCAACGACGGTTGCCCCCCCGCTCGCCATGAACCTCTTCGTGGTGAGCCTGCAAGCTGCCGTGGACTACTGGCAtgaccgccactgccgccccGTCCTCGACGTTCCACCCACGGCGTCATGCTCTCCCCAGCAGAAGGGGGAGCAGGCAACCTTCACAGCTCAGTCAGCCGCGACCGTACCAGCAGTCGATAGTCCAACCAGCGCCCTCGTGggcactgccgcagcggccacgCCCGCTAGCGTGGAAGCCTCGTTGAGCGAGGATGACAAGGATGGCTTACCTGACGCAATCGTTCTACTCGCCTCCCCACCAATACTCCCGCACGGACTGCACGCGGTCTACAAGCCTGCCGGCGTGAACTGCACCCTGCACGCACACTACCCGTCTCTCGTGTACCCCTTTCTCACTTGCGAGCTGCCCTGGAGGgcgggaggggtggtgaCAGCGGATGGCAACGACGAGCATCGTGACGCCCGtgcgtcctcgtcgtcactGCCACCGTCCTCTCCACCTTCCTGCGTGCCAGTTCTTCGTCAACAGGGGCTCGTAAACCGCATTGACGTGGGCACGAGCGGCGTCGTCCTTGTTGCCCGCAAcgcggccgcgctgcacgGCGCCACCGACACGATGATACGAGAGCACCACATACGCAAGACGTATCGGGCGCTCGTGCAACGGTGGCCTCCcttctcgtcctcgtccagcgcgTCCACTGTGCCGTACAGCAATGAcagcgcagaggtggcgcCGCTCTTCAGCGTATCGCCCTTCTTGTCCCCGATGGCGAGCACTGTTGTGTGCGCACCGGTGTACGCGGCTGGCGCCACGGCGGCCTCCATCCGCTGGCGTccagcgctgtcgctgagcCATGACTGTCAGCTTCAGTTGTCCGCGCGACACAGCGCAGACACGCTCTCGGTCGCGGGCGCCGCCTCGACGTTGTCGCAGTCATCGAGTATCCCCAGCTCTCCCTGTTCTCTTGCACATGTACATCAGCAGTACGCCACCCTGCACGCCGCTCTACAAGACCAGCGGAATGCCATCACGTGCTACCGTGTACTCGAGTATTTCGCGTCTACTGGGGTCGCCTACGTgcaggtggagctgcgcagcgggcggcggcaccagATACGGCAGCACTTTGCGCAACTCGGCTTCCCTCTTGTTGGCGACGCTCGCTACCATGCCGGGGTAGCCGCAGGCCACTCGGGAACGACGTTCGGGATGCAACGAGCCGCGCTCCACGCCTACGCGGTTAAcatcctcgccaccacaAGCGGTGACGGCCAGGCGAGCAATGAGGAGGGACCTAAccgcgtggtggtgcaggctGCACTGCCAGCCGACATGCATCATGCTCTGCTTGCGCTTCGGAAAGCGGAACAAGACAAGTCGCGTCGGcagagacagcagcagcaaccacaACAGCATCGTGGCTGA